In Pseudomonadota bacterium, the following are encoded in one genomic region:
- a CDS encoding HAD family hydrolase yields the protein MNLLFDLDGTLTDPFSGITKCISYALDMIGMQSPPRESLRWCIGPPLKDSFVKLLASDDDALSEKALTFYRERFGSVGLFENEVYDGIPEVLENLQEEGHTLYVATSKPAVYAERIIDHFDLHRYFKRVYGSELDGTRSDKTSLISHILQRESIAAFEASMIGDREHDIIGAKENGLCGYGVLWGYGTKDELEASGAYAFIKTPRDLFAAFNGKSKQRVNLSGYK from the coding sequence ATGAATCTATTATTTGATTTAGATGGCACACTGACAGACCCTTTTTCAGGCATTACAAAATGCATTTCATACGCATTAGATATGATAGGCATGCAATCACCACCCAGAGAGAGTTTGCGCTGGTGTATCGGGCCTCCCTTGAAAGACAGTTTTGTGAAATTACTTGCCTCTGATGACGATGCACTTTCCGAAAAGGCCTTAACCTTTTATCGTGAACGGTTTGGATCGGTTGGATTATTTGAGAATGAAGTCTATGATGGCATTCCTGAAGTGCTGGAAAACCTACAGGAAGAAGGTCATACACTCTATGTTGCCACATCAAAACCAGCGGTATATGCTGAACGGATTATCGACCATTTTGATTTGCACCGCTACTTCAAACGTGTCTATGGGAGCGAACTTGACGGAACTCGTAGTGATAAGACAAGTCTAATATCCCATATTCTGCAAAGAGAATCGATTGCTGCGTTTGAGGCTTCAATGATCGGGGATCGCGAGCATGATATTATCGGTGCGAAAGAAAATGGGTTATGTGGTTATGGCGTTCTTTGGGGATACGGAACGAAAGATGAATTAGAGGCTTCAGGTGCATACGCTTTTATCAAGACCCCTCGAGACTTATTTGCAGCATTCAACGGAAAGTCGAAGCAGCGGGTGAATTTGAGCGGGTATAAATAG